In Desulfurococcaceae archaeon MEX13E-LK6-19, the genomic window AAATACATGAACTTGAAGAGAAATTTGTACTAAACAGAGCAGGAATCCCAACAGTAGGTACTCCAGCGCGATACGACATAGCAACAAAATATGTTCTAGACTATGACCATTATCTTTACTACGTTGTAGCAAGTAGAGTAACTTTTCCACCTATACCTATGAGCCCCAGTGATATCAACAATACCTGCTGGATACCAGTAATACTTGTTATCAAGACGCCAGAAACTAATCAAAAAACTTAGATTAGATAAGCAGAAGTGGTTCAGTTTATTATATGTATCAAACTATTTAGATTCCTATATATTTCCCACAAATAGATGATAATAACGAACTGTTACCGAGTCAATAGTTATTTAAAGCCTTACCATAACTATAATATAATTGAGTGCGTTCTGAGGCGAGTTGATTATGTCCGTAACACCCTTACTTTATGAAAACGATCCTACATATCAGATGGCTGTTAAACAACTAAAAGATGCCGCTGCACTCCTAGGCTTGCCCGATGAGATCGTCGAGGTTCTAAGGCATCCAGAGAAACTTATACAGGTCAAGATCCCTGTCAAGCTTGACAATGGTAAAATTGCTGTATTCCTTGGCTGGAGAAGCCAGCACAACAGTGCATTAGGTCCATACAAGGGTGGTATAAGATATCACCCAGATGTAAGACCCGGTGAAGTAGTTGCCCTAAGTATGTGGATGACCTGGAAGAACAGTCTCGCAGGAATACCCTATGGTGGAGGCAAAGGAGGAGTTAGAGTAGATCCCAAGAAACTTAGTCCCAGAGAACTAGAAGAACTATCAAGGAAATACTTTGCAGCAATAGCAAAAGATGTTGGGCCAGACGTTGACATACCGGCTCCCGACGTCTATACTAACCCACAGACAATGGCTTGGTACTTCGACGAATACTCCAAGATCGTGGGCTACAACGCATGGGGTGTTGTAACAGCCAAGCCTCCAGAGCTAGGTGGACTCTACGCAAGAGTAGTGAGTACAGGCTACGGTGTAGCATTATGTGCAAGAGAGGCTGCAAAGAGAGTGCTCGGAGGAGTTGAAGGCAAGACTGTTGCAATACAAGGATTCGGTAACGTCGGTAGGTTTGCAGCAAAATATCTTGCTGAGTGGGGTGCAAAAATAGTCGCTGTAAGCGACAGTAAAGGCGGTATCTACAACTCTAAAGGACTAGACGTAGAGAAACTATTCGAGATCAAGGACAAGACTGGCAGCGTCATCAACTATCCCGACGTTGAGAGAAAGATATCAAACGAGGAACTACTAGAGCTAGACGTAGACATCCTCATACCAGCTGCCATCGAGAACGTCATTACTGAGAAGAACGCCGACAGGATAAAGGCTAAAGTGATTAGCGAGGGTGCAAACGGTCCAACAACACCCGAGGCAGACGTCATACTACACAAGAAAGGAGCAGTAGTTATACCAGACATCCTAGCAAACGCTGGCGGCGTAACAATGAGCTGGATTGAGTGGAGCCACAACAGAATGGGCTGCTACCTAACAGACGAAGAAGCACTAAGCAGACTAGACAAGATAATGTCACACAACTTCAACCGCGTCTTCGATGAATGGCAGAAGAAATACAGTGACCACCCAATGAGAGCAGCAGCATACGCTATTGCAGTAGACAGAGTAGTAAGAGCTATGAAGCTTAGAGGCTGGATCTAAGTAGAAACTATTTAAGTAAGAAAGTTAAACCCCTAGGGTAATACTATTTTTTAGACCCCCCACCCCTCCTACTATACACTATCCTTCCATTTCTGGTCCTAATTTCTTCGACTCTGTGAAATGGAATATATTCTCCTCCTGAAACAATGTACCCTCTGCGAACATCATCTATCTCATCGCCGAAAATAGGTTTCAATTCTTCAGTGTTATCACCGCTCCTACGGTATCTTATGTATACAATATAATCACTCTGATGCCCTCCCCACTTTATCCTCTTGAGCCATTCCTCGATTTCTCCTCTCTTTTTAGTCAAATCACCACCATCCCACTAGACTCTACAGACAATACTTTTCCAAAGAAACTATTAAAAATACAGTTACGACTACTATCTAATGAGTACATTAGAGTATTGCATCTACGAGGTTTCACCAAATGGATTATTACTGGTGGCTAAGATTCCTGCGAAGATACCCAACACTACTATTAGCTCCCTCACCGCAACCATACCAGTTGCTTCAGCCATTTTTACAAAACCAATTGCCGAGTACAAATAATATGAGTGAACATGGAAAACCCGCATTAATATTCAACAGAAACCTACATGTACTTCCACCTATACCACCGCCACAAACTCCTGAAGATGAGTTAAAGCTTTTAGAGGGGTACAAGAAGCTTTTAGAAGAAGACCTAGCGGAAATTCAGAGAGAACTTATACGTGTTGAAGAAAGGATAAAGGAGCTTAAATCAATAATTAATAGAAATAATCATCAAGAAAAATAGCTTACAATCACTATTTTTCTCTGTAAACGAGTTTTTTCAATAACCACTTAAGTAGTTCTTTAACGTTGTCATGTATTTTTGATTCTTCGAGTACACTCAAGGCTTCTTCATAGTATTTCTTTATTATTTCTTCACTATAGTCTAAGCTACCTGTTTCCTTAACGATTGCTCTTACCCTTTCTATATCATCGATGCTGATTTCTTCAGGTTGTTTTAGATCATATATTTCTTCGAGAAACTTCTTGTCATCACTACTAGCTAGCTCATAGGCTTTAATTATGAGTAATGTCTTCTTTTTCTCCTTTACATCACTACCGACAGGTTTTCCAGTAACACTTGGATCACCATAAAGCCCTATTATATCGTCTCTAAGCTGAAATGCTATACCAGCGGGTTTAGCCATACGTGTATAAAGCTCATAAATCTTGGGATCATTTATTCCCGCAGCTATTGCACCAAGATGGAGAGGCATTTCCACCGTATAGGATGCTGTTTTCAGCTCATGGACTTTGAGAACATGCTCTTCTCTAACATCTCTAAGCTTCATATAAGCAAATAACACATCAAGATACTGTCCGTATGCCACTGTTCTTAGACCCAATACATACCGCTGGACAAGTTTTACTACACGTTCAGGGGGTAATGGTGCTGAGGCAAGCATTCCCACAGCTAGGGCTTCCAAGTAGTCCCCTGCTAGAATAGCTTGCGAAATTCCGTAGTGAATACAATCGCCAAGTAATCCTTTTTCTCGGCAATACCTCTCATACATTACATGAAGTGTTGGACCGCCTCTTCTCACAACATCACGGTCCATTATATCATCATGAGCTAGGAAATAGCTTTGGAGAAACTCTATAGAAGCCATAACGTGTTTAATGGGTTCAATAGGCAAACTTGGGTCAAGACTGTAATAGCCAGCCAATATAAGCATTGCACGTAATCTCTTCCCGCCGCGAAGAGTGTAATCACGTGGATAATCAACAAGTTCTTTA contains:
- a CDS encoding DUF5320 domain-containing protein, producing the protein MDYYWWLRFLRRYPTLLLAPSPQPYQLLQPFLQNQLPSTNNMSEHGKPALIFNRNLHVLPPIPPPQTPEDELKLLEGYKKLLEEDLAEIQRELIRVEERIKELKSIINRNNHQEK
- a CDS encoding Glu/Leu/Phe/Val dehydrogenase, with translation MSVTPLLYENDPTYQMAVKQLKDAAALLGLPDEIVEVLRHPEKLIQVKIPVKLDNGKIAVFLGWRSQHNSALGPYKGGIRYHPDVRPGEVVALSMWMTWKNSLAGIPYGGGKGGVRVDPKKLSPRELEELSRKYFAAIAKDVGPDVDIPAPDVYTNPQTMAWYFDEYSKIVGYNAWGVVTAKPPELGGLYARVVSTGYGVALCAREAAKRVLGGVEGKTVAIQGFGNVGRFAAKYLAEWGAKIVAVSDSKGGIYNSKGLDVEKLFEIKDKTGSVINYPDVERKISNEELLELDVDILIPAAIENVITEKNADRIKAKVISEGANGPTTPEADVILHKKGAVVIPDILANAGGVTMSWIEWSHNRMGCYLTDEEALSRLDKIMSHNFNRVFDEWQKKYSDHPMRAAAYAIAVDRVVRAMKLRGWI
- a CDS encoding polyprenyl synthetase family protein; this encodes MRPEEFLQKAKAITEEVLSKEFMDKLSEAIGIHEYLKELVDYPRDYTLRGGKRLRAMLILAGYYSLDPSLPIEPIKHVMASIEFLQSYFLAHDDIMDRDVVRRGGPTLHVMYERYCREKGLLGDCIHYGISQAILAGDYLEALAVGMLASAPLPPERVVKLVQRYVLGLRTVAYGQYLDVLFAYMKLRDVREEHVLKVHELKTASYTVEMPLHLGAIAAGINDPKIYELYTRMAKPAGIAFQLRDDIIGLYGDPSVTGKPVGSDVKEKKKTLLIIKAYELASSDDKKFLEEIYDLKQPEEISIDDIERVRAIVKETGSLDYSEEIIKKYYEEALSVLEESKIHDNVKELLKWLLKKLVYREK
- a CDS encoding DUF504 domain-containing protein, producing MTKKRGEIEEWLKRIKWGGHQSDYIVYIRYRRSGDNTEELKPIFGDEIDDVRRGYIVSGGEYIPFHRVEEIRTRNGRIVYSRRGGGSKK